The proteins below are encoded in one region of Amycolatopsis magusensis:
- a CDS encoding ABC transporter ATP-binding protein translates to MTARLTARDLTLGYGDRVVSTRLSLDVPDGALTAIVGPNACGKSTLLRAFVRLLKPAEGQVLLDDREVGSYPTKALARSLGFLPQDPVAPEDIRVRQLVARGRFPHQSLFSTWSEEDAEAVSEAMEAAGVTLLADRPVQELSGGQRQRVWMAVVLAQQTPYLLLDEPTSFLDIAHQYQLLALLADLRDRGRTVIAVLHDINQACRYADHLIAMKDGRVVAEGTPPDIVDAALLKEVFDLPSIVVPDPVTGTPMVVPAL, encoded by the coding sequence GTGACCGCGCGCCTGACCGCGAGGGATCTGACCCTCGGCTACGGGGACCGGGTCGTGTCGACCCGGCTCTCCCTCGACGTGCCCGACGGCGCGCTGACCGCGATCGTCGGGCCCAACGCCTGCGGCAAGTCCACGCTGCTGCGGGCCTTCGTCCGGCTGCTCAAGCCCGCCGAGGGCCAGGTGCTGCTCGACGACCGCGAAGTCGGCTCGTACCCGACCAAGGCGCTCGCGCGCTCGCTCGGGTTCCTGCCGCAGGACCCGGTCGCGCCCGAGGACATCCGGGTGCGGCAGCTGGTCGCGCGCGGCCGCTTCCCGCACCAGTCGCTGTTCTCCACCTGGTCGGAAGAGGACGCCGAAGCCGTCTCGGAGGCGATGGAGGCGGCCGGGGTCACCCTGCTGGCCGACCGGCCGGTGCAGGAGCTCTCCGGCGGGCAGCGGCAGCGGGTGTGGATGGCCGTGGTGCTCGCCCAGCAGACGCCCTACCTGCTGCTCGACGAGCCCACCTCGTTCCTCGACATCGCCCACCAGTACCAGTTGCTGGCGCTGCTGGCCGACCTGCGAGACCGGGGCCGCACGGTGATCGCCGTGCTGCACGACATCAACCAGGCCTGCCGCTACGCCGATCACCTGATCGCCATGAAGGACGGCCGCGTGGTCGCCGAGGGCACCCCGCCCGACATCGTGGACGCGGCGCTGCTCAAGGAGGTCTTCGACCTGCCGAGCATCGTGGTGCCCGATCCGGTGACCGGCACGCCGATGGTGGTGCCCGCGCTCTGA
- a CDS encoding non-ribosomal peptide synthetase: MSTAHADPETAVLELTSAQLGIWNAQRLEPDSPYYLVGDVVEVDGPEPVDARLIAEAIRRTTEEAESLRLRVLDTPDGPRQTISAEPVPLPEIVDLSGEGDPVAAAHAFVEAERHRAARACREMTGRPLFSHTVLRLGDRRVWFTQLGHHLVFDGYTAAMLARRTGAHYTALVQGDPPPPPAFGRFADVVEADRAYRESERAEQDRQYWRDRFTPLPDLDDATTATGLPERTVTARAVLPASDVERLRVLAERAGTTWGEALIAGYAAFLHRVLGRTDVVFAMPLMCRTGSALRTPAMAVNVLPLRVEVRGEDRLGELTARIAGALREMRRHQRYRGENLPQDLAVPGAGALLHGRGINLKAFDLAIEFAGATGVMRNVAGGPPEDMGLSVLPHGEGGLLLGFEVDARTHDQAGVERQLTALRTLLTTLTGPDEPRIGQVDLVGPAERRELLDAWTTPAVPGEPLDVAGLLAELTTVHSGQTALVHGDDRLTTDELVARVHRLARALRARGVGTDDVVALALPRSVDLVVALLAVLDAGAAFLPLDTEHPPERLRELIAESGAVLVVTKESFDNALRPDAPELASFSGEPLSVPRHPDDLAYVIFTSGSTGRPKGVLCRAGGLAELVHRHRHTTVAGAERAAGRRLRVAHTYSFAFDSALDQLLWLLCGHELHLYGTEVTKDADELLAACVRDRIDVLDTTPSMAAPLVDGGLLTRHPLTLLVLGGEATPPALWERVVASGVTARNMYGPTETTVDSTSALLTGSEPTIGFPVPGTRIYLLDNALRPVPEGAAGELYVTGPHLARGYAGQPGLTAERFVADPLGEPGARMYRTGDLARWSPERGLEYLGRRDGQLKIRGHRVELGEAEAALGAVPGVSAAAAAVHTSRLIGYVVPAAGATITPERVRATLAERLPDHLVPAVVVVLDELPVTINGKLDRAALPAPRVTSSGRAPSTERERLLCETIAEVVGADSVGVDDDFFALGGDSITAISVSSRLRARGLELRPRDLLARRSFAALAAAIGDLGGTPEQVPDEPTGPVPAPPIVRALLTPHPDLAAVAGYAQWTALRLDDHLDLSRLHDGLRTVLDHHDALRLKVEPGGRLVVRPRGSASPLVAELDGPAEVAEVAAELAAALDPEAGELVRLALIRAGAGEPDRLVVVVHHLVMDGVSWRVLLPDLHAACTGGTLEPVGTSWRRHALLLAEEGETGARRGELDHWRDTFDDFRLGARPLDKAVDTAATAERSTTIASPEVTEAVLTTLPAAYRAGVDEVLLTALVLALRSWRETGSVTVTVEGHGREQAGTDLARTVGWFTSEYPLRLPAAGDPAALLRAVKEAKRAVPGGGTGYGVLRHLDPLTREEFGATPPPDVLLNYLGRFSAQSGTGWRLPEQDAFSVVEPPAKALEQVLALNCFVHEGDKPRLAVEWTAASRVLPRATVAELQRAWEAALVTLVAHAGRGGLTPSDLPYVQLDQSAIDALERRGPVADVLPATSLQAGLSFHTLVRGEQDTDVYVVQAKTLLEGELDPERMRAAAAELLRRHPALRVHLHTTAAGEVVQVVPAGVSLDWRHEDLSARADREDLLAAHCRAELERPFDPNEPPLIRFLLCTMGSGVHRLVITNHHALLDGWSMPLVGRTLLATYAELGGGPAAPVAPSLAEYHRWLASRDQDVALATWRDALSGVDEGTHLAPAGAESTVDRPERVRIGLGEEFSERLRAFARARGVTPTTVFQAAWGVLLGKLTGRHDVLFGCPVSGRPAEVDGVETTIGQLGTTIPVRVRFEPGETAAGLLARVHEDSVRLAEHHHAGLPDIQRAAGIGELFDTMLVMENFPLSSRNRATLAPGLDLVGVDITDATHYPLTVIVIPETEIVLGLGYQPHAFDEATVRSYGRWLRNLLHEIVGDPDRPVGRLRALDAEEHDRMLRLGEGDAPRRARGGCLEEFGVWVDRTPDAEAVVCRGRSLSYRELDRRANQLAHALLDRGVRPQDPVAVLLDRDVEMVVALFGVLKAGAVYVPMDPDYPAERLAYMLGDITPAAMVSTDEHAFGDLPVVDPAAIGPSTWDEDPAHARADQTPDSIAYVIYTSGTTGKPKGVAVPHRGVPSLVALQEDVVGINTEIGAQERYLHFASTSFDVAFWQFMLPLLSGGTSVIAPAEVRVPGDELLDYIVEHRVTGVNLLPSFLAAMPDDRTVDPDVFFVVGAERLDPELARRWGDRRALFNAYGPTEVTINSVTWHYDRDDPGPLPIGRPDPEVRAYVLDSGLQPVGVGVTGELYLAGPKLARGYVNRPGLTAERFLADPYGPPGERMYRTGDLVRWRPDGNLVFLGRADHQVKIRGFRIELGEIETALSRHPQVRACAVIVREGRLVGYVIPADGAQPDPAEVREFLGAELPEHMVPAALVTLDRLPLGPSGKLDRAALPAPEARAVTPAREPATEAESVLLRVFREVLGTDEVNLDDAFLDVGGDSIVSLRVVSRARREGLTLTARDVFEGRTVAGIAARCGGSAGKPAEAPAVGDAPLTPIMRDLLRRSPESADGFCQWVEVCVPAGGDVASWQGIFDAVLARHDVLRAHLVEDALRIPEAGAVTGADVLEHVRAGESGDLRALTDTHIAEARARMDLRTGPLLRAIWIDAGPGRLGRLALVAHHIVVDAVSWRILLDDLEHLHRTGGPLARHGQSFLGWAKELRGADRRAELPHWREVTEVPAKPLAKKSLDPARDTAATAVHRLLQLDPETTRAVLTTLPSAYRTTPDTVLLTALAEAVGAWRGGAPEVVVALESHGRAGTGDLSQTVGWFTAVHPARITLPDGDTARALKSVKEHLRAAGDGLGYGILRDELPAADPEISWNYLGRFPDRAEGVWQAPPDADPLGSGGGDDLPLPYALMINALARDEALGIRFTWPSALFTEAEIADLAEHLRQAVERIAGDPRVRAGAGLTPSDLPLVELDQPAIDALEAEHAVADVLPLTPMQRVMRDEAATYPVQAAFSLSGPLDVDALRAAGAELLRRHPNLGAVFPPGLDVQVLPADPRPGFRVLDVSSSDSVASLLDAELAEPFDLAAGPPLRLTVLRHGPRRHEFVLTSHHVLSDGWSAPRILTELFALYGGASLPEPVPFARYLEWRANRDEAAELRVWRAELDGLPEGDYLVHGRPDTRGAAEPALFEVDASVVEELTKAGAQRGLTANTLLQGAWAAVLANRSGRRDVCFGAMVSGRTAEVAGVEEIIGLLAGTVPVRARWQGKVADALADLQARQQAMVEHHYAGLPELERLTGRTRLFDSLVVFENYPVDPAKLAEPAPGLSVTGTRFRERTHHPVTLTVVPADGGWTGVLGCQAGMFEADEVADLAAELVRVLRALPGRFDADVAELW; the protein is encoded by the coding sequence TTGAGCACTGCCCACGCCGATCCCGAGACCGCCGTCCTCGAGCTGACCAGCGCCCAGCTGGGCATCTGGAACGCGCAGCGGCTGGAACCGGACTCGCCGTACTACCTGGTCGGCGACGTGGTGGAGGTGGACGGGCCGGAACCGGTCGACGCGCGGCTGATCGCCGAGGCGATCCGCCGCACCACCGAGGAAGCCGAGAGCCTGCGGCTGCGTGTCCTGGATACGCCGGACGGGCCGCGGCAGACGATCTCGGCCGAACCCGTGCCGCTGCCGGAGATCGTGGACCTGAGCGGGGAAGGCGATCCGGTCGCCGCCGCGCACGCGTTCGTCGAGGCCGAACGGCACCGGGCCGCGCGGGCGTGCCGCGAGATGACCGGGCGCCCGCTGTTCTCGCACACCGTCCTGCGGCTCGGCGACCGCCGGGTGTGGTTCACCCAGCTCGGCCACCACCTGGTGTTCGACGGCTACACCGCGGCGATGCTCGCCCGCCGCACCGGCGCGCACTACACCGCGCTGGTGCAGGGGGATCCGCCTCCGCCGCCCGCGTTCGGGCGCTTCGCCGACGTGGTGGAAGCCGACCGCGCCTACCGCGAAAGCGAGCGGGCCGAACAGGACCGGCAGTACTGGCGCGACCGCTTCACCCCGTTGCCGGACCTCGACGACGCGACCACGGCGACCGGGCTGCCGGAGCGCACGGTCACCGCACGGGCGGTGCTCCCGGCGTCCGACGTGGAGCGGTTGCGCGTGCTCGCCGAACGGGCGGGCACCACCTGGGGCGAGGCGCTGATCGCCGGTTACGCCGCGTTCCTGCACCGCGTGCTCGGCCGCACCGACGTGGTGTTCGCGATGCCGTTGATGTGCCGCACGGGTTCGGCGCTGCGGACCCCGGCCATGGCGGTGAACGTGCTGCCGCTGCGGGTCGAGGTGCGCGGTGAGGACCGCCTGGGCGAGCTGACCGCCCGGATCGCGGGCGCGCTGCGCGAGATGCGCAGGCACCAGCGCTACCGCGGGGAGAACCTGCCGCAGGACCTGGCCGTGCCGGGCGCGGGAGCGCTGCTGCACGGGCGCGGCATCAACCTCAAGGCGTTCGACCTGGCCATCGAGTTCGCCGGAGCCACCGGGGTGATGCGCAACGTCGCGGGCGGCCCGCCGGAGGACATGGGGCTGAGCGTGCTCCCACATGGCGAAGGCGGCCTGCTGCTGGGTTTCGAGGTCGACGCGCGGACCCACGACCAGGCCGGGGTGGAACGCCAGCTGACCGCGCTGCGGACGCTGCTCACCACGCTGACCGGGCCGGACGAGCCGCGGATCGGCCAGGTCGATCTGGTCGGCCCGGCCGAACGGCGGGAACTGCTCGACGCCTGGACCACCCCCGCGGTGCCCGGTGAACCGCTGGACGTCGCCGGGCTGCTGGCCGAGCTGACGACCGTCCACTCCGGACAGACCGCGCTGGTGCACGGCGACGACCGGCTGACCACCGACGAACTGGTCGCACGCGTGCACCGGCTCGCCAGGGCGTTGCGCGCCAGGGGAGTGGGCACCGACGACGTGGTCGCGCTCGCGCTGCCGCGCTCGGTGGACCTGGTGGTGGCGTTGCTGGCGGTGCTCGACGCCGGAGCCGCCTTCCTGCCGCTGGACACCGAACATCCGCCCGAGCGCCTGCGTGAGCTGATCGCCGAGTCCGGCGCTGTGCTCGTGGTGACGAAGGAGTCGTTCGACAACGCCCTGCGGCCGGACGCCCCGGAGCTGGCTTCGTTCTCCGGCGAACCGCTGTCCGTGCCGAGGCACCCCGACGACCTGGCCTACGTCATCTTCACCTCCGGCTCCACGGGACGGCCGAAGGGCGTGCTGTGCCGCGCGGGCGGCCTGGCGGAGCTGGTGCACCGGCACCGGCACACCACCGTCGCCGGCGCGGAACGGGCCGCGGGCAGGCGGCTGCGTGTCGCGCACACCTATTCGTTCGCCTTCGACTCCGCGCTGGACCAGTTGCTGTGGTTGCTGTGCGGCCACGAACTGCACCTATACGGCACCGAGGTGACCAAGGACGCCGACGAGCTGCTGGCCGCCTGCGTCCGCGACCGGATCGACGTGCTGGACACCACGCCGTCGATGGCCGCCCCGCTGGTGGACGGCGGGCTGCTGACGCGGCACCCGCTCACCCTGCTGGTGCTGGGCGGGGAGGCGACCCCGCCGGCGTTGTGGGAGCGCGTGGTCGCGTCCGGGGTCACCGCGCGCAACATGTACGGGCCCACGGAGACCACTGTGGACAGTACGAGCGCGCTGCTCACCGGTAGCGAGCCGACCATCGGTTTCCCGGTGCCCGGTACGCGGATCTACCTGCTGGACAACGCTTTGCGCCCGGTTCCGGAGGGTGCGGCCGGGGAGCTGTACGTGACCGGCCCGCACCTGGCGCGCGGGTACGCGGGCCAGCCGGGGCTCACCGCGGAACGGTTCGTCGCGGATCCACTGGGCGAACCCGGCGCCAGGATGTACCGGACAGGCGATCTCGCGCGCTGGTCTCCGGAGCGCGGGCTCGAATACCTCGGGCGGCGTGACGGTCAGCTCAAGATCCGGGGCCACCGCGTGGAACTCGGCGAGGCCGAGGCCGCGCTGGGTGCGGTGCCGGGGGTGAGCGCGGCGGCCGCGGCCGTGCACACCTCCCGGCTGATCGGGTACGTCGTGCCCGCCGCCGGTGCCACGATCACCCCGGAGCGGGTGCGCGCCACGCTCGCCGAACGCCTGCCGGACCACCTGGTGCCCGCGGTCGTCGTGGTGCTGGACGAGCTCCCGGTGACGATCAACGGCAAGCTCGACCGCGCCGCCCTGCCCGCGCCACGCGTGACGAGCAGCGGCCGCGCGCCGAGCACCGAACGCGAGCGGCTGCTGTGCGAGACCATCGCCGAGGTGGTCGGCGCGGACAGCGTCGGCGTGGACGACGACTTCTTCGCCCTCGGCGGCGACAGCATCACCGCGATCAGTGTGAGCAGCCGCCTGCGGGCCCGCGGACTGGAACTGCGACCCCGGGATCTCCTGGCACGCCGGAGTTTCGCCGCGCTGGCCGCCGCCATCGGGGACCTCGGCGGCACCCCGGAGCAGGTGCCCGACGAGCCGACCGGCCCGGTTCCCGCGCCGCCGATCGTGCGGGCGCTGCTCACCCCGCACCCGGATCTCGCCGCGGTGGCCGGTTACGCCCAGTGGACCGCGCTGCGGCTCGACGACCACCTGGACCTGTCCCGGCTGCACGACGGCCTGCGCACGGTCCTCGACCACCACGACGCGCTGCGCCTGAAGGTGGAGCCGGGTGGCCGGCTGGTCGTGCGCCCCCGCGGCAGCGCGTCGCCGCTCGTGGCCGAACTCGACGGACCGGCCGAGGTCGCCGAGGTGGCCGCGGAACTGGCCGCCGCGCTCGATCCCGAGGCGGGCGAACTGGTGCGCCTGGCCCTGATCCGCGCCGGCGCCGGCGAGCCGGACCGGCTGGTCGTCGTGGTGCACCACCTCGTGATGGACGGCGTGTCCTGGCGGGTGCTGCTGCCCGACCTGCACGCGGCCTGCACCGGCGGCACGCTCGAACCGGTGGGCACGTCCTGGCGGCGGCACGCGCTGCTGCTCGCCGAAGAGGGCGAAACCGGCGCCCGCCGGGGCGAACTGGACCACTGGCGCGACACGTTCGACGACTTCCGGCTCGGCGCGCGCCCGCTCGACAAGGCGGTCGACACCGCCGCCACCGCCGAGCGGTCGACCACGATCGCCTCGCCGGAGGTCACCGAAGCGGTGCTGACCACGCTGCCCGCCGCCTACCGCGCGGGCGTGGACGAAGTGCTGCTCACCGCGCTCGTGCTGGCACTGCGGTCGTGGCGCGAGACCGGCTCGGTCACCGTCACCGTGGAGGGCCACGGCCGCGAGCAGGCCGGGACCGACCTCGCCCGCACGGTCGGCTGGTTCACCAGCGAGTACCCGCTGCGCCTGCCCGCCGCCGGTGACCCGGCCGCCCTGCTGCGCGCGGTCAAGGAGGCCAAGCGCGCGGTGCCCGGCGGCGGTACCGGCTACGGCGTGCTGCGTCACCTCGACCCGCTCACCCGCGAGGAGTTCGGCGCGACCCCGCCGCCGGACGTGCTGCTCAACTACCTCGGCCGGTTCTCGGCGCAGTCGGGCACGGGCTGGCGCCTGCCCGAGCAGGACGCGTTCTCGGTGGTCGAACCACCGGCGAAGGCACTGGAACAGGTGCTCGCGCTCAACTGCTTCGTGCACGAAGGCGACAAGCCCCGGTTGGCCGTCGAATGGACGGCCGCGAGCCGGGTACTGCCGCGCGCGACCGTGGCCGAATTGCAGCGGGCCTGGGAAGCCGCCCTGGTGACGCTGGTCGCGCACGCCGGGCGCGGCGGGCTCACCCCGTCGGACCTGCCCTACGTCCAGCTCGACCAGTCCGCCATCGACGCGCTGGAGCGCCGGGGCCCGGTCGCCGACGTGCTGCCCGCGACCTCGCTGCAAGCCGGGCTTTCCTTCCACACGCTGGTCCGCGGCGAGCAGGACACCGATGTCTACGTCGTGCAGGCGAAAACCCTGCTCGAAGGCGAACTGGACCCGGAGCGGATGCGGGCCGCCGCCGCGGAACTCCTGCGCCGCCACCCCGCGCTGCGCGTCCACCTGCACACCACGGCCGCCGGTGAGGTCGTCCAGGTGGTGCCCGCCGGAGTCAGCCTGGACTGGCGGCACGAAGACCTCTCGGCGCGGGCCGACCGCGAGGACCTGCTCGCCGCGCACTGCCGGGCCGAGCTGGAGCGCCCGTTCGACCCGAACGAGCCACCGCTGATCCGGTTCCTGTTGTGCACCATGGGGTCCGGGGTCCACCGCCTGGTCATCACCAACCACCACGCGCTGCTCGACGGCTGGTCGATGCCGCTGGTCGGGCGCACCCTGCTGGCCACCTACGCCGAACTCGGCGGCGGCCCGGCCGCGCCCGTCGCGCCTTCGCTCGCCGAGTACCACCGCTGGCTGGCCTCGCGCGACCAGGACGTGGCGCTGGCGACCTGGCGGGACGCACTGTCCGGAGTGGACGAAGGTACGCACCTCGCCCCGGCCGGTGCCGAGTCCACTGTGGATCGCCCGGAGCGGGTGCGGATCGGGCTGGGCGAGGAGTTCAGCGAACGGCTGCGGGCGTTCGCGCGGGCCAGGGGCGTCACGCCGACCACGGTGTTCCAGGCGGCCTGGGGGGTGCTGCTGGGCAAGCTCACCGGACGGCACGACGTGCTCTTCGGCTGCCCGGTCTCCGGGCGTCCCGCCGAGGTCGACGGGGTGGAGACCACCATCGGCCAGCTGGGCACCACGATCCCGGTGCGCGTCCGGTTCGAGCCGGGCGAAACCGCGGCCGGGCTGCTCGCCAGGGTGCACGAGGACAGCGTCCGGCTCGCCGAGCACCACCACGCCGGGCTGCCGGACATCCAGCGCGCGGCCGGGATCGGCGAACTGTTCGACACCATGCTGGTGATGGAGAACTTCCCGCTCTCCAGCCGGAACCGCGCCACCCTGGCGCCCGGGCTGGACCTGGTGGGCGTGGACATCACCGACGCGACGCACTACCCGCTGACCGTCATCGTGATCCCCGAAACCGAGATCGTGCTCGGCCTCGGTTACCAGCCGCACGCCTTCGACGAGGCGACCGTGCGGTCCTACGGCCGCTGGCTGCGGAACCTGCTGCACGAGATCGTCGGCGACCCGGACCGGCCGGTGGGGCGGCTGCGGGCGCTCGACGCCGAGGAACACGACCGCATGCTGCGGCTCGGCGAAGGCGACGCGCCCCGGCGTGCCCGCGGCGGCTGCCTCGAGGAGTTCGGCGTGTGGGTGGACCGCACCCCGGACGCGGAAGCGGTGGTCTGCCGCGGCAGGAGCCTGTCCTACCGCGAACTGGACCGCCGGGCGAACCAGCTCGCGCACGCCCTGCTCGACCGCGGGGTGCGCCCGCAGGACCCGGTCGCCGTGCTGCTCGACCGCGACGTCGAGATGGTGGTCGCGTTGTTCGGCGTGCTCAAGGCGGGCGCGGTGTACGTGCCGATGGACCCGGACTACCCGGCGGAACGGCTGGCGTACATGCTCGGCGACATCACCCCGGCGGCGATGGTCTCCACCGACGAGCACGCCTTCGGCGACCTGCCGGTGGTGGACCCGGCGGCGATCGGACCGTCCACTTGGGACGAAGACCCGGCGCACGCGCGCGCGGACCAGACGCCGGACTCGATCGCCTACGTCATCTACACCTCCGGCACCACCGGGAAGCCGAAGGGCGTGGCGGTCCCGCACCGCGGCGTGCCGAGCCTGGTGGCGCTGCAGGAGGACGTCGTCGGCATCAACACCGAGATCGGGGCGCAGGAGCGGTACCTGCACTTCGCCTCGACCAGTTTCGACGTGGCGTTCTGGCAGTTCATGCTGCCGCTGCTCTCCGGCGGCACCTCGGTGATCGCGCCCGCCGAAGTGCGTGTGCCCGGGGACGAGCTGCTGGACTACATCGTCGAGCACCGCGTGACCGGGGTGAACCTGCTGCCGTCGTTCCTGGCCGCCATGCCGGACGACCGGACGGTCGACCCGGACGTGTTCTTCGTGGTCGGCGCCGAACGCCTCGACCCGGAACTGGCGCGGCGCTGGGGTGACCGGCGGGCGCTGTTCAACGCCTACGGGCCCACCGAGGTGACGATCAACTCGGTCACCTGGCACTACGACCGCGACGACCCCGGCCCGCTGCCGATCGGCCGCCCGGATCCCGAGGTGCGGGCCTACGTGCTCGACAGCGGCCTCCAGCCGGTCGGCGTCGGGGTCACCGGCGAGCTGTACCTGGCCGGTCCGAAGCTCGCACGCGGGTACGTGAACCGTCCCGGCCTGACCGCGGAACGGTTCCTGGCGGATCCGTACGGCCCCCCGGGCGAACGCATGTATCGGACCGGGGATCTGGTGCGGTGGCGGCCGGACGGCAATCTGGTGTTCCTCGGCCGCGCCGATCACCAGGTGAAGATCCGCGGTTTCCGGATCGAGCTGGGCGAGATCGAGACCGCGTTGTCCAGGCACCCGCAGGTCCGCGCGTGCGCGGTGATCGTCCGCGAAGGGCGGCTCGTCGGCTATGTCATCCCCGCCGATGGTGCTCAGCCCGATCCGGCCGAAGTGCGCGAGTTCCTGGGCGCGGAACTGCCCGAGCACATGGTGCCCGCGGCGCTGGTGACCCTGGACCGCCTGCCGCTCGGCCCCAGCGGGAAGCTCGACCGGGCCGCGCTGCCCGCCCCCGAAGCCAGGGCGGTCACGCCCGCGCGGGAACCGGCCACCGAGGCGGAATCGGTGCTGCTGCGTGTGTTCCGCGAGGTGCTGGGTACCGACGAGGTCAACCTGGACGACGCGTTCCTCGACGTCGGCGGCGACAGCATCGTGTCGCTGCGCGTGGTTTCGCGGGCCCGGCGCGAGGGTTTGACGCTGACCGCCCGCGATGTCTTCGAGGGCCGGACGGTCGCCGGGATCGCCGCCCGCTGCGGTGGTTCCGCCGGGAAACCCGCCGAGGCACCGGCTGTCGGTGACGCGCCGCTGACGCCGATCATGCGTGACCTGCTGCGCCGGAGCCCCGAGTCCGCCGACGGGTTCTGCCAGTGGGTCGAGGTGTGCGTGCCCGCCGGTGGCGATGTGGCGAGCTGGCAGGGCATCTTCGACGCCGTGCTCGCCCGGCACGACGTACTCCGCGCGCACCTGGTCGAGGACGCCTTGCGCATCCCCGAAGCCGGCGCGGTCACCGGAGCCGACGTGCTCGAACACGTGCGGGCGGGGGAGTCCGGCGACCTGCGTGCGCTGACCGACACGCACATCGCCGAAGCCAGGGCCCGGATGGACCTGCGGACCGGGCCGCTGCTGCGGGCGATCTGGATCGACGCGGGACCCGGGCGCCTCGGCAGGCTCGCCCTGGTCGCGCACCACATCGTGGTCGACGCGGTGTCGTGGCGCATCCTGCTCGACGACCTCGAGCACCTGCACCGCACCGGCGGGCCGCTCGCCCGGCACGGGCAATCGTTCCTGGGCTGGGCAAAGGAACTGCGGGGCGCGGACCGCCGTGCGGAACTGCCGCACTGGCGGGAAGTCACCGAAGTCCCGGCCAAGCCGCTGGCGAAAAAGTCGCTGGATCCGGCGAGGGACACCGCCGCCACGGCCGTCCACCGGTTGCTCCAGCTCGATCCGGAAACCACGCGGGCCGTGCTCACCACGTTGCCTTCGGCGTACCGGACGACCCCGGACACGGTGCTGCTGACCGCGCTCGCCGAAGCGGTCGGCGCGTGGCGCGGTGGCGCGCCGGAGGTGGTCGTCGCGCTGGAAAGCCACGGCCGCGCCGGTACGGGTGACCTGTCGCAGACGGTCGGCTGGTTCACCGCCGTGCACCCGGCGCGGATCACGCTGCCCGACGGCGACACCGCGCGGGCGCTGAAGTCGGTGAAGGAACACCTGCGGGCCGCGGGGGACGGCCTCGGCTACGGCATCCTGCGTGACGAACTGCCCGCGGCCGACCCGGAGATCAGCTGGAACTACCTCGGCCGGTTCCCGGACCGGGCCGAGGGCGTGTGGCAGGCGCCGCCGGACGCCGATCCGCTCGGCTCCGGGGGCGGCGACGACCTGCCGCTGCCGTACGCGCTGATGATCAACGCGCTCGCCCGCGACGAAGCACTGGGCATCCGCTTCACCTGGCCGTCGGCGTTGTTCACCGAAGCCGAGATCGCGGACCTCGCCGAGCACCTGCGCCAGGCGGTGGAACGGATCGCGGGCGACCCGCGGGTCCGCGCCGGCGCCGGGCTGACCCCGTCCGACCTGCCGCTGGTCGAACTGGACCAGCCCGCCATCGACGCGCTCGAAGCGGAGCACGCGGTGGCCGACGTGCTGCCACTGACCCCGATGCAGCGGGTGATGCGAGACGAGGCAGCCACCTATCCGGTGCAGGCGGCGTTCTCGCTGTCCGGGCCGCTCGACGTGGACGCGCTGCGGGCCGCCGGGGCGGAACTGCTGCGGCGGCACCCGAACCTGGGCGCGGTGTTCCCGCCCGGACTGGACGTGCAGGTGCTCCCGGCCGATCCGCGGCCGGGGTTCCGCGTGCTCGATGTGTCCTCTTCGGACAGTGTGGCCTCGTTGCTGGACGCCGAGCTGGCCGAGCCGTTCGACCTGGCGGCGGGGCCACCGCTGCGGCTGACCGTGCTCCGGCACGGCCCTCGGCGCCACGAGTTCGTGCTGACCAGCCACCACGTGCTCTCCGACGGCTGGTCCGCGCCGCGCATCCTGACCGAGCTGTTCGCCCTGTACGGCGGGGCTTCGCTGCCGGAGCCCGTGCCGTTCGCCCGGTACCTCGAGTGGCGGGCCAACCGCGACGAGGCGGCGGAACTGCGGGTGTGGCGTGCCGAACTCGACGGCCTGCCCGAGGGCGACTACCTCGTGCACGGGCGGCCCGACACCCGGGGCGCCGCCGAACCCGCGTTGTTCGAGGTCGACGCCTCCGTGGTCGAGGAGCTGACGAAGGCGGGCGCGCAGCGCGGGCTCACCGCCAACACGCTGCTGCAAGGTGCCTGGGCCGCGGTGCTGGCGAACCGTTCCGGCCGCCGTGACGTCTGCTTCGGCGCGATGGTCTCTGGGCGCACCGCCGAGGTGGCGGGCGTGGAGGAGATCATCGGGCTGTTGGCCGGGACGGTGCCGGTGCGCGCCCGCTGGCAGGGCAAGGTCGCCGACGCGCTGGCCGACCTCCAGGCCCGCCAGCAGGCGATGGTCGAGCACCACTACGCCGGTCTTCCCGAACTGGAGCGGCTGACCGGGCGCACGCGGTTGTTCGACAGCCTCGTGGTCTTCGAGAACTACCCGGTCGATCCGGCGAAGCTGGCCGAACCCGCGCCGGGCCTGAGCGTCACCGGCACGCGGTTCCGCGAGCGGACGCACCACCCGGTCACGCTGACCGTGGTGCCCGCGGACGGCGGCTGGACCGGCGTGCTCGGCTGCCAGGCGGGGATGTTCGAAGCGGACGAGGTCGCGGACCTGGCGGCGGAACTCGTGCGCGTGCTGCGTGCGCTGCCCGGCCGGTTCGACGCCGACGTGGCGGAGCTGTGGTGA